In [Leptolyngbya] sp. PCC 7376, a genomic segment contains:
- a CDS encoding sigma-70 family RNA polymerase sigma factor, whose product MSSLSAAQLASVSDEILVEYCRNGDRQSFQMLYRRYQQKVRSTLYQLCGKTVLDDLVQEVFLKVWQGLPKLRNPEYFATWLYRICWNVATDQRRRFAKRQTTSLDGLSESSAQLTAPQSGGLTSLHYKDVVQQGLQTLSLDQRAVLVLHDLKDLPQKDVAEILTVPVGTVKSRLHHARRSLRQFLESQGVQL is encoded by the coding sequence ATGTCCAGTTTATCTGCGGCACAGTTAGCGTCGGTTTCAGATGAGATCTTGGTGGAATATTGCCGTAATGGCGATCGCCAAAGTTTTCAGATGTTGTATCGGCGTTACCAGCAGAAGGTGCGATCTACGCTTTATCAGCTTTGTGGCAAAACAGTTTTAGACGATCTAGTACAGGAGGTATTTCTGAAGGTCTGGCAAGGTTTACCCAAGTTGAGAAATCCCGAATATTTTGCAACTTGGCTTTATCGGATTTGTTGGAATGTGGCGACGGATCAACGGCGACGTTTTGCGAAGCGACAAACCACTTCTCTGGATGGACTCTCAGAATCTTCAGCCCAATTGACTGCTCCTCAGTCAGGGGGATTAACTTCTCTCCATTACAAAGATGTTGTCCAGCAGGGTTTACAGACTCTCAGTTTGGATCAACGAGCTGTTTTGGTGCTTCATGATCTCAAAGATTTGCCTCAAAAAGATGTGGCTGAAATTTTGACGGTGCCAGTGGGTACGGTAAAGTCACGCCTTCATCATGCCCGGCGATCGCTACGTCAGTTTCTCGAATCACAAGGAGTTCAATTATGA
- the pbpC gene encoding penicillin-binding protein 1C, with protein MRRIFSSGRKLWQRSPLPVKVLGVMGAIALSIRITPYLIPIRAEDIAQKDQAFTFYDRHGLRLGTVLSETQEETSVVSLDEISPHFKQAILSAEDKNFYEHGALDLKAIARAIGQAAKYRKIVSGASTVTMQLSRMLHPNPWTIPAKMQEIWLSWRLMAGMTHDEILAAYINRLPMGGNIYGVEAAARIYFGVAAEDLSIAQAAVLASLPNNPIYLNPYDYWENLKVRQKYVLNRMVMDGYISQDQADQALAENLTLQPRHQGIETAPHFLFWLTQQLDATDHPSVKTSLDKELQEFVTGQVQQTVLNLGKLDATQAAAIALDNKTGEILAYVGSRDYLDQDNAGQNDGVQALRQPGSTLKPFLYQLAIEQRTIQANTVLADIPTYYAIPGEKLYEPTDYSETFLGPVRVRLALANSLNIPAVRVLEDVGVGNFLTRLRDLGFEHLDQQAEHYGLGLTLGSGEVNLMELANAYRAIANQGNFGEITGELEEERSPLTPLIKGGDQKSSWQLITDMLSDKQARAITFGVDSALNLPFPAAVKTGTSSNYRDTWTVGFSENYTVAVWVGNFDGSPMNGVSGVMGAAPLWREIMLQLHKDNEPGAFPKPNGMVEKSICALSGKKSTGLCPAIAQEYFYPEDLAQYETDTDDFYQEINGEIQLTLPAEYNDWLATQTRIDVPQSGLQILFPNDGDRLLSFPGDPNKLQIQYQTINDQPVQWFLNEKPWQPSDSTNPKLNLQPGNWTLQIKQGDADHQVSFTVEQGQLNDSKRGFSVE; from the coding sequence GTGCGACGCATTTTTTCCTCTGGCCGAAAGCTATGGCAACGTTCTCCTCTCCCAGTAAAAGTTTTGGGAGTGATGGGGGCGATCGCCTTATCTATTCGCATCACTCCCTATCTAATCCCCATTCGTGCCGAAGATATTGCCCAGAAGGATCAAGCATTTACCTTCTATGATCGCCATGGATTAAGGCTTGGAACGGTGCTCAGCGAAACCCAAGAAGAAACGTCCGTTGTCAGCCTCGACGAAATATCGCCTCACTTTAAACAGGCCATTCTCTCAGCGGAAGATAAAAATTTTTACGAGCATGGTGCGCTGGATTTAAAGGCGATCGCCCGTGCGATTGGACAGGCAGCCAAATATCGCAAAATTGTCAGTGGTGCCTCAACTGTAACCATGCAGTTATCGCGCATGCTGCACCCGAATCCCTGGACGATTCCCGCGAAGATGCAGGAAATTTGGTTGTCTTGGCGGCTGATGGCGGGGATGACCCACGATGAAATTTTGGCAGCCTACATTAATCGGCTACCTATGGGCGGCAATATTTATGGTGTGGAGGCGGCGGCACGAATTTATTTTGGGGTAGCAGCGGAAGATTTAAGTATTGCTCAGGCAGCTGTTCTCGCATCGTTACCGAATAACCCGATTTATCTCAATCCCTATGATTACTGGGAGAACCTCAAAGTTCGTCAGAAATATGTGCTGAATCGAATGGTCATGGATGGCTACATTTCCCAAGATCAAGCTGACCAAGCCTTGGCCGAAAATCTGACGCTTCAGCCTCGTCATCAAGGCATAGAAACAGCGCCTCACTTTTTATTTTGGTTAACGCAGCAACTCGATGCAACAGATCATCCCAGCGTTAAAACCAGCCTTGATAAGGAGTTGCAGGAGTTTGTAACGGGACAGGTACAACAAACGGTTTTAAATCTCGGGAAGCTCGATGCCACCCAAGCGGCGGCGATCGCCCTTGATAACAAAACAGGCGAAATCTTGGCCTATGTCGGTTCGCGAGATTATTTAGATCAGGATAATGCCGGGCAAAATGATGGGGTTCAGGCATTGCGACAACCGGGTTCTACGCTCAAACCTTTCTTATATCAGTTGGCAATAGAACAACGAACGATTCAGGCAAATACTGTGTTGGCAGATATCCCGACTTATTATGCGATTCCTGGCGAAAAGCTCTATGAGCCGACTGACTATAGCGAAACATTTTTGGGGCCTGTGCGGGTGCGGTTGGCTTTAGCGAATTCTCTCAATATTCCCGCAGTAAGAGTTTTAGAAGATGTCGGTGTGGGCAATTTTTTGACGCGGCTAAGAGACTTGGGTTTTGAGCATCTCGATCAGCAGGCAGAGCATTATGGCCTGGGTTTAACGCTTGGTAGTGGCGAGGTGAATTTGATGGAGTTGGCTAATGCTTATCGGGCGATCGCCAACCAAGGAAATTTTGGAGAGATTACGGGTGAGTTGGAGGAGGAAAGATCCCCCCTAACCCCCCTTATCAAAGGGGGGGATCAAAAGTCGAGCTGGCAACTGATTACCGATATGCTCAGCGATAAACAGGCACGGGCGATCACCTTCGGAGTAGATTCAGCTTTGAATTTGCCATTCCCAGCAGCGGTCAAAACAGGCACGTCATCGAACTATCGCGACACTTGGACTGTAGGTTTTAGCGAAAACTATACGGTGGCGGTGTGGGTCGGCAATTTTGATGGCTCACCGATGAATGGCGTTTCGGGAGTGATGGGGGCAGCTCCTTTGTGGCGGGAAATTATGTTGCAGCTCCACAAAGACAATGAACCTGGCGCTTTTCCAAAACCTAATGGCATGGTCGAAAAGTCTATCTGTGCGTTATCCGGCAAAAAATCTACTGGCCTCTGTCCGGCGATCGCCCAAGAATATTTCTATCCCGAAGATCTCGCGCAATACGAAACCGATACCGACGATTTTTATCAAGAGATTAACGGCGAAATTCAACTCACTTTACCCGCCGAATACAACGATTGGCTCGCTACCCAAACCCGTATCGATGTGCCCCAAAGCGGATTGCAAATTCTTTTTCCCAACGATGGCGATCGCCTATTGAGTTTTCCCGGAGATCCTAACAAGCTGCAAATTCAATACCAAACCATCAATGATCAACCAGTGCAATGGTTTCTAAACGAAAAGCCTTGGCAACCTAGTGATTCAACAAATCCAAAATTAAATCTCCAACCGGGCAATTGGACATTGCAAATCAAGCAGGGAGATGCAGATCATCAAGTCAGTTTTACGGTGGAACAAGGTCAATTAAATGACTCAAAACGAGGTTTTTCTGTTGAGTAA
- a CDS encoding murein L,D-transpeptidase family protein has translation MKKQKNKTKFNLGNKWLRLIALLLFGGAISYFALVKANLLMPLSEIPEVFCLLSCEPEEAFHPAIEGDDFLNYEQALEQVINENFAQGEISILVEKAKLRLTVFQDRQPMKSYPIVLGSAPEGDKFHEGDRKTPEGIYYVRDLYPHSAWFKFIWLDYPRPESWREHFQAKLSGETN, from the coding sequence ATGAAGAAGCAGAAAAACAAAACGAAATTTAATCTCGGCAATAAATGGTTGCGGTTGATAGCTCTCCTTTTATTCGGTGGAGCAATTTCATATTTTGCTCTGGTCAAGGCAAATTTGTTGATGCCACTTTCGGAGATTCCAGAAGTATTTTGTTTACTTTCCTGTGAGCCAGAAGAAGCCTTTCATCCAGCCATAGAAGGCGACGATTTTCTCAACTATGAACAGGCTTTGGAGCAAGTCATTAACGAAAATTTCGCTCAAGGGGAGATTTCGATATTGGTCGAGAAAGCAAAACTTAGATTGACGGTTTTTCAAGATCGTCAGCCGATGAAATCCTATCCAATAGTTCTCGGTAGTGCTCCAGAAGGCGATAAATTTCATGAGGGCGATCGCAAAACACCGGAAGGAATTTATTACGTTCGAGATCTTTATCCCCACTCCGCTTGGTTCAAATTCATTTGGCTCGATTACCCTCGACCCGAATCATGGCGCGAACATTTTCAGGCAAAGCTTTCAGGCGAAACAAATTGA
- the kefC gene encoding glutathione-regulated potassium-efflux system protein KefC, which translates to MHSQDFFFQAFIYLMAAVLSVPLAKRLGLGSVLGYLIAGIVIGPFGIQLVGAEEGVMHFAEFGVVMMLFLIGLELQPSLLWRMRGPILGLGGLQVAVTTGVITLIALALGQPIQSSLAIAMTLALSSTAIVLQTLSEKGLMRTEAGQACFSVLLFQDIAVIPMLALMPLLAIAPPKTDTALVASTDIIAAAANTVDRPGWQQTILVMGAVGGIIVIGRFLMRPIFRFIADTRMREIFTATALLLVIGIALLMAQVGLSPALGTFVAGVVLADNEYRHELETNVAPFKGLLLGLFFISVGAGIDFKILFGQPLLVLSLVIGLMFLKGVILFVLGKFFKQPFGENLFFATALAQSGEFCFVLFSFALTSNVLPEEIVALLIVVVALSMGLTPLVIILNERLIQPRFKVTTKKPEPDKIDDGETPVIIAGFGRFGQIIGRLLIANGFQTTILDSDPVHIEMLRKFGNKVFYGDPTRMDLLHSAGAEHAKLLIIAIDDVEKCLHMIDLVKKEFPHLKLLVRAVDRRHAYQLIHRKVDVIERETFEASLHMGIEALKLLGFRAYRAHHDAQTFRHHDIEAMYEMAEIHEDESGLVARSNQLFDDLQEIFQSDNYDLPHEVDQAWDTADLRKDVS; encoded by the coding sequence GTGCATAGCCAAGACTTCTTTTTTCAAGCATTTATTTATTTAATGGCGGCAGTGCTCTCCGTCCCCCTTGCGAAACGGCTGGGCTTAGGCTCTGTGTTGGGATATCTAATTGCAGGGATTGTGATTGGCCCCTTTGGTATTCAGTTAGTCGGCGCGGAAGAAGGTGTCATGCACTTCGCCGAATTTGGTGTCGTGATGATGCTTTTTCTCATCGGCTTAGAACTACAACCCTCATTATTGTGGCGAATGCGAGGGCCTATTCTCGGTTTGGGAGGATTGCAGGTTGCTGTCACCACGGGGGTAATTACCCTAATAGCTCTGGCATTGGGACAACCGATACAAAGCAGTCTGGCGATCGCCATGACTTTGGCATTATCTTCGACGGCGATCGTTCTCCAAACTCTCAGTGAAAAAGGCTTAATGCGTACCGAAGCAGGTCAAGCTTGCTTTTCTGTATTGCTGTTTCAGGATATTGCTGTAATCCCGATGTTGGCTCTTATGCCTCTACTGGCGATCGCCCCACCGAAAACCGACACTGCCCTAGTCGCCTCCACAGATATCATTGCCGCCGCTGCAAATACCGTTGATCGTCCTGGTTGGCAGCAAACCATCCTCGTCATGGGTGCAGTGGGAGGCATTATCGTCATTGGTCGTTTTTTAATGCGCCCAATCTTCCGATTTATTGCCGACACCCGAATGCGAGAAATCTTTACTGCAACAGCACTCCTCCTAGTGATTGGTATTGCACTACTGATGGCTCAAGTGGGTTTATCCCCAGCGCTCGGGACTTTTGTCGCAGGTGTTGTCCTTGCCGATAATGAGTACCGCCATGAACTCGAAACCAATGTTGCACCCTTTAAAGGTCTACTTTTAGGATTATTTTTTATCTCCGTCGGCGCAGGTATTGATTTCAAGATTTTGTTTGGACAGCCCTTACTCGTCCTTAGCCTAGTAATAGGGTTAATGTTCTTAAAAGGCGTAATCCTCTTTGTCCTTGGTAAATTTTTCAAACAACCCTTTGGCGAAAACCTATTCTTTGCAACCGCTTTGGCTCAGAGTGGCGAATTTTGTTTTGTGCTCTTTTCCTTTGCCCTTACTAGTAATGTTCTGCCGGAAGAGATAGTTGCATTACTGATTGTGGTGGTTGCTCTCTCGATGGGATTAACGCCTCTGGTGATCATCCTCAATGAGCGTTTAATCCAACCACGCTTTAAGGTCACTACAAAAAAACCAGAACCTGACAAAATTGATGACGGTGAAACCCCAGTCATCATTGCGGGCTTCGGTCGGTTCGGTCAGATTATTGGTCGCTTACTGATTGCCAATGGCTTCCAGACCACTATTCTCGATAGTGATCCTGTCCACATTGAGATGCTCCGTAAATTTGGCAATAAGGTTTTTTATGGTGATCCAACACGCATGGATTTGCTTCATTCTGCTGGAGCTGAACATGCCAAGCTGCTAATTATTGCGATCGATGATGTGGAGAAATGTCTGCATATGATCGACTTGGTAAAAAAAGAATTTCCTCACCTTAAATTATTAGTTAGGGCTGTAGACCGTCGCCATGCTTATCAGCTGATTCACCGTAAGGTTGATGTGATTGAACGGGAAACCTTTGAAGCTTCTTTGCATATGGGAATTGAAGCTCTCAAACTCTTGGGATTCCGTGCTTATCGTGCCCACCATGATGCCCAAACATTCCGTCATCATGATATTGAAGCGATGTATGAGATGGCGGAAATCCACGAAGATGAAAGTGGTTTAGTCGCACGTAGTAATCAGCTATTTGATGATCTGCAAGAAATCTTTCAGTCTGATAATTACGATTTACCTCATGAAGTTGATCAAGCTTGGGACACGGCAGATTTACGGAAAGATGTGTCTTAA
- a CDS encoding NAD(P)H-dependent oxidoreductase, producing MTATNRILILFAHPALQKSRVNRALLEAIADLDGITINDLYEEYPDLHINVPREQQLLREHDIIVWQHPFFWYSSPAILKKWQDLVLSYGFAYGKTGDELQGKRCLSVISTGGMKETYCREGDNHYSMRELLVPFEQTARLCGMNYLPPFVIHGALKFGDRQQLDEHVTKYRQVLKALRQNQIQWENLVNLEYINDNLDPILSSPAEVPSA from the coding sequence ATGACTGCCACCAATCGGATTTTGATCTTATTTGCCCATCCGGCTCTCCAGAAGTCTCGCGTGAATCGGGCTTTATTGGAGGCGATCGCCGATCTTGATGGCATTACGATCAATGATCTCTATGAGGAATATCCAGATCTCCATATCAATGTCCCTCGGGAACAACAACTTCTCAGAGAGCATGACATTATTGTTTGGCAACATCCTTTTTTTTGGTATAGCAGCCCTGCAATTCTCAAGAAATGGCAGGATTTGGTGTTGTCCTATGGCTTTGCCTACGGTAAAACAGGCGACGAACTCCAAGGGAAACGGTGCCTCTCTGTTATCTCCACAGGCGGTATGAAAGAAACCTATTGTCGTGAGGGAGACAACCATTATTCGATGCGGGAATTGTTAGTTCCTTTTGAGCAAACTGCGCGACTCTGCGGCATGAATTATCTTCCACCTTTTGTCATTCATGGGGCACTAAAATTTGGCGATCGCCAGCAACTCGATGAGCACGTTACAAAATATCGCCAAGTTTTAAAAGCTTTACGTCAGAATCAAATCCAGTGGGAAAATCTCGTTAACCTTGAATACATTAACGACAACCTAGATCCGATCCTTTCTTCTCCTGCCGAGGTGCCGAGTGCATAG
- a CDS encoding NupC/NupG family nucleoside CNT transporter, with translation MNLLLNLISFCGIFGLCGVAWLGSENKKIVPWKIIGVGVGMQLVIGFLVFTVPITQQFIVFLNDLLNSFIAAAEQGSRFMFGSVLVPPAPTGGAGIGTAATWLVNTLGSSYVPGADAALGGANLNLGYVFAFRALPLIIFFSALVGLLYRLGILPFIISIFAKFFRKAMGISGAEALSGSANIFVGIESAIAVKPFLAEMTRSELCAILTSCFGSIASTVLGLYAGFLLPVFPSITGHLMSASVLTIPACFVISKILVPETGEPVTMGGVPEEEEDPDKPKQSIMDSIILGALDGVKMAVGIAAVLIAIVSLVKLLDSSFAGLAGLQTSENAILAMVGSLFKYVSLNNIFGVLFLPLTFLTGVSLDPSELWQASVLIGQRVLQTSIPPYLQLASLAREGALSDRTLLIVSYVLCGFAHVPSYGIFVGGLANLAPSRRSEIGSLGWKALWGATLATLMTGCIAGLFFFGGSNAAILGR, from the coding sequence ATGAATCTTTTGTTAAATCTGATTTCCTTCTGTGGAATATTCGGGCTATGCGGCGTTGCATGGCTTGGCTCAGAAAACAAGAAAATTGTTCCGTGGAAAATTATTGGTGTTGGTGTTGGGATGCAGTTAGTGATTGGCTTTTTAGTCTTCACTGTTCCGATTACTCAGCAATTCATTGTTTTTCTCAATGATCTCCTTAATTCTTTTATTGCCGCTGCCGAACAAGGTAGTCGCTTTATGTTTGGTTCGGTATTAGTACCACCGGCTCCAACTGGAGGTGCGGGCATTGGGACTGCGGCAACATGGCTTGTGAATACTCTGGGGTCGTCTTATGTCCCTGGGGCAGACGCTGCACTCGGCGGTGCAAATCTCAATCTTGGCTATGTATTTGCCTTTAGAGCATTACCACTCATCATCTTTTTCTCTGCCCTGGTCGGTTTACTCTATCGACTTGGCATTCTCCCTTTCATCATCAGCATCTTCGCTAAGTTTTTCCGGAAAGCTATGGGCATCAGTGGTGCCGAAGCTTTATCCGGTTCTGCCAATATTTTTGTAGGAATCGAATCGGCGATCGCCGTGAAGCCTTTCCTTGCCGAAATGACCCGCAGTGAACTCTGTGCGATTCTCACCAGTTGTTTTGGTTCTATTGCCTCTACTGTTCTAGGACTCTATGCCGGATTTTTATTGCCCGTTTTCCCAAGTATTACTGGTCACCTAATGTCGGCATCCGTGCTGACGATTCCCGCATGTTTTGTTATTTCAAAAATCCTTGTGCCGGAAACCGGTGAGCCTGTCACAATGGGCGGCGTTCCAGAAGAGGAAGAGGACCCAGATAAACCTAAGCAAAGCATTATGGACAGCATCATCCTCGGTGCATTGGATGGCGTCAAAATGGCTGTAGGTATTGCTGCTGTACTAATTGCAATCGTCAGCTTAGTAAAACTGCTTGATAGTTCTTTCGCTGGCTTAGCTGGTTTACAAACAAGCGAAAACGCCATATTAGCTATGGTTGGTAGCTTATTTAAATATGTCAGTTTAAATAATATTTTCGGTGTTTTATTCCTACCTCTTACCTTTTTAACTGGTGTCTCTCTCGACCCTTCTGAACTTTGGCAAGCTTCGGTATTAATTGGACAGCGCGTCTTACAAACCTCGATTCCACCTTATCTTCAGCTCGCAAGTTTGGCGCGGGAAGGTGCATTAAGTGATCGCACTTTATTGATCGTGAGTTATGTTCTCTGTGGCTTTGCCCATGTCCCGTCCTACGGCATTTTTGTCGGAGGTCTCGCAAATCTTGCACCTTCACGACGTAGCGAAATCGGTTCCCTCGGCTGGAAAGCGCTCTGGGGTGCAACTCTCGCAACTCTTATGACTGGTTGTATCGCTGGTCTATTCTTCTTCGGCGGTAGCAACGCCGCAATTTTAGGTCGATAA
- a CDS encoding glycosyltransferase family 39 protein — MIIGGILRVFKLGSKPPWTDEFATVFYSRGDDYSQISINTIISPAELLAPLKGYPIHNLKDVAALLIQQDNHPPLYFLIANLWQKLFPLEADNYISINSIRYLSVIFSIVGIFAIYWIAKKSFKSESIAQISAALMALSPFNIYLAQEARHYSLIILVAIASFGYCLHCINCLLEKKALSYFIIFGWLSINICGLLTHYFFALTLIAQAIAFIWLLYTHKILPNKSQSLRIVSVVIGVAFFSLIWITQVLPSSYGSAMTDWIRLDYSDWSEFFFPVGQFIYALATMIFVLPVKAPVVSIIIVSGILMVIFILKLFRFWQQGISHQINNPQYQPLIFFLTRFVVIAWGLFIILTYGFGYDITRGARYHFIYFPAIILLVAIGMSHFWQRNNSQFFQSQKIFVFFSKSGSQAIALILSLSFLGSLTVINNLAYQKPYQPTPIIQQIEKDAQPALILTYHKSIVQIGEMMAIAWERYRSSSPSDISFALIPYQDNPENYHPDFEQIIAKYPNQEFKLWTLNLQEDSTPKLCETPQKTRQAGYYGYVYHCNKKATT; from the coding sequence ATGATTATCGGCGGCATTTTACGAGTATTTAAATTAGGCTCAAAACCGCCTTGGACTGATGAATTTGCAACAGTTTTTTATTCTCGTGGAGATGATTATAGTCAGATTTCCATTAACACAATTATATCTCCAGCAGAACTTTTAGCTCCTCTCAAAGGATATCCTATACATAATCTAAAAGATGTTGCAGCTTTACTGATCCAACAAGATAATCACCCACCATTATATTTTTTGATAGCTAATCTATGGCAAAAATTATTTCCTTTAGAGGCAGACAACTATATCTCCATTAATAGCATTCGTTATCTATCTGTGATTTTTAGTATTGTCGGTATCTTTGCGATCTATTGGATAGCAAAAAAATCCTTTAAATCAGAATCAATTGCCCAAATCAGTGCAGCTTTAATGGCACTTTCTCCATTTAATATTTATCTTGCCCAAGAAGCTCGACATTACTCACTGATTATCTTGGTGGCGATCGCCTCTTTTGGCTACTGTCTCCATTGCATCAATTGTCTGCTCGAAAAAAAAGCATTATCTTATTTCATCATTTTTGGTTGGCTGAGCATCAATATCTGTGGCCTTTTAACCCACTACTTTTTCGCACTAACCCTAATCGCCCAGGCGATCGCCTTTATCTGGTTACTCTATACCCACAAAATTTTGCCTAATAAATCCCAATCACTACGCATTGTTTCTGTTGTGATTGGTGTGGCATTTTTTAGCTTGATTTGGATAACTCAAGTTCTCCCGTCTAGCTACGGCAGCGCCATGACCGATTGGATTCGACTGGACTATTCAGATTGGTCAGAATTCTTTTTCCCAGTAGGACAATTTATTTATGCTTTAGCAACGATGATTTTCGTGTTGCCAGTAAAAGCTCCGGTGGTCTCAATTATTATTGTGTCAGGCATTTTGATGGTGATATTTATCCTCAAACTTTTTAGATTTTGGCAACAAGGTATTTCCCATCAAATAAACAATCCCCAATACCAACCTTTAATTTTTTTTCTAACTCGATTTGTGGTGATAGCTTGGGGGCTATTTATTATTTTGACCTATGGGTTTGGTTACGATATCACCCGTGGCGCACGTTATCACTTCATCTATTTTCCAGCGATCATCTTACTTGTCGCTATTGGGATGAGTCATTTTTGGCAACGAAATAATAGTCAGTTTTTTCAATCTCAAAAGATATTTGTTTTTTTCTCTAAATCTGGCTCTCAGGCGATCGCCCTTATTCTGAGCCTCAGTTTTCTAGGTAGCCTGACTGTCATTAATAATTTGGCTTACCAAAAACCTTACCAACCCACTCCGATCATTCAGCAGATTGAAAAAGACGCTCAACCGGCTCTAATTCTGACCTATCACAAAAGTATTGTTCAAATTGGCGAAATGATGGCGATCGCCTGGGAAAGATATCGCAGCTCAAGCCCTAGCGATATTTCCTTTGCTCTTATTCCCTACCAAGACAACCCAGAAAACTATCATCCTGATTTTGAGCAAATTATTGCTAAATACCCAAATCAAGAATTTAAATTATGGACACTAAATCTACAGGAAGATTCGACGCCAAAACTTTGTGAAACCCCACAAAAAACTCGCCAAGCTGGTTACTATGGCTATGTTTATCATTGCAATAAAAAAGCCACCACATAA
- the aroB gene encoding 3-dehydroquinate synthase, whose translation MDARLRVELGENSYDIAIVNGQLARIGSELSQLNLGKKILIISNPEIFGHYGETVVGSLLEGGFDVCSHLIPAGEEYKNLASIQQVYDTALENRIERSSTFLALGGGVIGDMTGFAAATWLRGINFVQVPTSLLAMVDASVGGKTGVNHPQGKNLIGAFYQPKFVMIDPTVLKTLPVREFRAGMAEVIKYGVIWDQELFKELETAESIDSYDSIKSDLLDLILERSCQAKADVVSQDERESGIRAILNYGHTLGHAVESLTHYKQFVHGEGVAIGMALAGAIAMKMSLWTNEEVQRQDALIKKAGLPIECPSHLEVKDILRTLQNDKKVRAGKVRFILPTKIGEVLITDQVSSELIQDVLAPVTL comes from the coding sequence ATGGATGCAAGACTTCGGGTCGAATTGGGAGAAAATAGCTACGATATTGCGATTGTCAATGGTCAACTGGCACGCATCGGTTCGGAACTGAGCCAGTTAAATCTTGGCAAGAAGATTCTAATTATCTCGAATCCTGAAATTTTTGGGCATTACGGCGAAACGGTCGTCGGTTCCCTTTTGGAAGGTGGTTTTGATGTCTGTAGTCATCTAATTCCGGCAGGCGAAGAATATAAAAATTTGGCATCGATTCAGCAAGTTTATGATACAGCTCTAGAAAATCGTATTGAGCGTTCCTCCACATTTTTGGCTTTGGGTGGTGGCGTTATCGGTGATATGACCGGTTTTGCAGCGGCAACATGGCTACGCGGCATTAATTTTGTACAGGTGCCAACATCATTACTCGCAATGGTTGATGCGTCGGTGGGGGGTAAAACAGGAGTTAATCATCCCCAAGGCAAAAATTTGATTGGTGCTTTTTACCAACCCAAATTTGTCATGATTGATCCTACAGTGCTAAAAACGCTTCCAGTGCGGGAGTTTCGGGCTGGGATGGCAGAGGTGATCAAATATGGTGTGATTTGGGATCAGGAGCTATTTAAAGAATTAGAAACAGCAGAAAGCATCGACAGCTACGACAGTATTAAGTCCGATTTGCTCGATTTGATTCTGGAGCGGTCTTGTCAGGCAAAAGCGGATGTAGTCAGTCAGGATGAACGGGAGTCAGGGATTCGTGCCATTTTAAATTATGGTCATACTCTCGGTCATGCGGTGGAAAGTTTGACTCACTATAAGCAGTTTGTGCATGGGGAAGGGGTCGCGATTGGCATGGCTCTAGCGGGGGCGATCGCCATGAAAATGAGTCTCTGGACGAATGAAGAAGTACAACGACAGGATGCTCTGATTAAGAAAGCTGGTTTGCCAATTGAATGTCCGAGTCATCTAGAGGTGAAAGATATTTTGCGGACACTCCAGAACGATAAAAAAGTGCGGGCTGGCAAAGTGCGGTTTATTTTGCCCACGAAAATTGGCGAAGTGCTGATCACAGATCAGGTCAGTTCAGAACTCATTCAGGATGTGCTGGCTCCAGTCACTCTTTAA